Proteins encoded within one genomic window of Petrotoga sp. 9PWA.NaAc.5.4:
- the galT gene encoding galactose-1-phosphate uridylyltransferase, whose product MPELRWNPLLKTWTMVADNRQNRPHLPEDWCPFCPGPGKKVPENYDVYSYDNDFPALKLDPDEPNIKETDLYKVSKNYGKCEVILYSPDHNITLPQLPVEHIYKLVNLWVDRFNELSKDKKINYIFPFENRGKEVGVTMLHPHGQLYAYSWIPLKLKVELDNCKEYYEEKNDCLICNMNKEEESFQKRILFENDSFLVYLPFFTDYPYGAFIVSKQHRGNLSQFTDKEKWELAESLKLLTGGFDVLFDKPFPYMMNIHQTPVNSEEYKDSDKYYHFHIEFYPPLRDKEKIKWYASSEMGAWAAANTLAVEETAVILRQAIEKFKKTI is encoded by the coding sequence ATGCCGGAACTAAGGTGGAATCCTTTATTAAAGACATGGACAATGGTAGCAGATAATAGACAAAATCGCCCTCATTTACCAGAGGATTGGTGCCCGTTTTGTCCGGGTCCAGGTAAAAAGGTTCCTGAAAACTACGATGTTTACTCTTATGATAACGATTTTCCAGCTTTAAAATTAGATCCAGATGAACCTAATATAAAAGAAACAGATTTGTACAAAGTCTCAAAAAATTATGGAAAATGTGAAGTAATATTATATTCGCCTGATCATAATATCACTCTTCCTCAGTTGCCTGTTGAACATATATACAAACTTGTAAATCTTTGGGTTGATAGATTCAATGAATTATCTAAAGACAAAAAGATTAATTATATTTTTCCTTTTGAGAACAGAGGGAAAGAAGTCGGAGTTACTATGCTCCATCCTCATGGACAACTTTATGCCTATTCTTGGATTCCCTTGAAATTAAAAGTTGAATTAGATAATTGTAAAGAATATTATGAAGAAAAAAATGATTGCCTAATTTGCAATATGAACAAAGAAGAAGAAAGCTTTCAAAAAAGAATTCTTTTTGAAAACGACTCTTTTCTTGTATACTTACCATTTTTTACAGATTATCCATATGGTGCTTTTATAGTAAGCAAACAACATAGAGGTAATCTCTCTCAGTTTACAGATAAAGAAAAATGGGAATTAGCGGAAAGTTTGAAGTTATTAACAGGTGGATTTGATGTACTTTTTGATAAACCATTTCCATATATGATGAATATACATCAAACTCCTGTAAATTCTGAAGAATATAAAGATTCTGATAAATATTATCACTTTCATATAGAATTTTATCCGCCACTTCGAGACAAAGAAAAAATAAAATGGTACGCGTCAAGTGAAATGGGTGCATGGGCAGCAGCTAATACTTTAGCTGTTGAAGAGACTGCAGTAATACTAAGACAAGCCATAGAAAAATTTAAAAAAACCATATAA
- the iadA gene encoding beta-aspartyl-peptidase, translated as MLTLIKDAEVYSPSYEGKKDILIGGGKILYIQGNIKLDSNLQIDIVGGEDYLLVPGFIDSHVHIVGGGGEGGYNTRTPEITLSQIVKGGITTLVGVLGTDNATRSMENLIAKAKSLNVEGVSCYAYTGSYHLPLKTFTNRIIDDIVFIEEIIGVGEIAISDHRGSQPTIEELTRLTSDARIGGILSKKAGIVNVHVGRGKNFVDPLIEVFKKSDLPITQFLPTHMNKGKESIQVCKKFIELGGRVDFTTSSPEKKSKDDFSKPSKALKTLLDEGANIENISFSSDGQGSLPKFDEEGNFLKLDVADVCTLFEEVRDCVIQENIPLEEALKVITSNPANFLKLENKGQIKEGFDADLVLLQKDTLNIEKVMAKGTFLA; from the coding sequence TTGTTAACATTAATAAAAGATGCAGAAGTTTATTCCCCTTCTTATGAAGGAAAGAAAGATATTTTAATAGGTGGAGGAAAGATTTTATACATTCAAGGCAATATAAAATTAGACTCAAATTTACAAATAGATATAGTTGGTGGAGAGGATTATCTATTAGTTCCTGGTTTTATCGATTCTCACGTACACATTGTTGGTGGAGGTGGAGAAGGGGGATATAATACCAGAACTCCGGAAATTACCCTTTCTCAAATAGTAAAAGGCGGAATAACGACTTTAGTAGGTGTATTAGGAACAGATAATGCAACAAGAAGTATGGAAAACTTGATAGCTAAGGCTAAATCATTAAATGTAGAAGGCGTTAGTTGTTATGCATATACTGGTTCTTATCATTTGCCTTTAAAGACTTTTACTAATAGAATTATCGATGATATAGTTTTTATTGAAGAAATCATAGGTGTTGGAGAAATAGCTATTTCAGATCATCGAGGTTCTCAACCTACGATAGAAGAGTTGACAAGATTAACTTCGGATGCAAGAATTGGAGGTATTTTATCGAAAAAAGCTGGTATTGTCAATGTTCATGTTGGAAGAGGCAAAAATTTTGTAGACCCCTTAATAGAAGTATTTAAGAAATCAGATTTACCTATCACACAATTCTTACCTACACACATGAACAAAGGAAAAGAATCTATTCAAGTATGCAAGAAATTTATCGAGTTAGGGGGTAGAGTTGACTTTACTACTAGCAGTCCTGAAAAGAAAAGTAAAGATGATTTTTCTAAACCTTCTAAAGCTTTGAAAACTTTATTGGACGAAGGGGCAAATATAGAAAATATTTCTTTTTCTTCTGATGGTCAAGGAAGTTTACCAAAGTTTGATGAAGAAGGTAATTTCTTAAAATTAGATGTTGCAGACGTATGCACGCTATTTGAAGAGGTAAGAGATTGCGTAATTCAAGAAAATATCCCGTTAGAAGAAGCTTTAAAAGTTATTACTTCTAATCCTGCTAATTTTCTTAAATTGGAAAACAAAGGACAAATAAAAGAAGGTTTCGATGCAGATTTGGTATTATTACAAAAAGACACTTTGAATATTGAAAAAGTCATGGCAAAAGGTACTTTTTTAGCTTAA
- a CDS encoding LacI family DNA-binding transcriptional regulator, with protein sequence MQSKFVTIKDIAEKAGVSVNTVSRALNDKPDINPKTKERILKIAQELGYVRNVYATMLKSNVTGTIGVIVPDSSNPFFSEVFKGIDKAARENNYQIIIMNSEGLYENEEKFIKTLLERRVDGILLFPMQKSYEGIKELIRERYPVVLVGREIDSWNVDEIFSDETKGGYLATKYLLEKGCKKIKMITDQLYNSASFGRVKGFKKALKEKNIDFSEADIKICDRIHEGYHVRAGYDKVLEMIEKKEKFDGIFCYNDLIAYGAIKALKEKGIKVSEDVSVVGYDDIAFSQLIEPQLTTIRVKKIEMGYEAFNMLYKKINTKKVDNTIVKKILDVELVIRKSA encoded by the coding sequence ATTCAAAGTAAGTTTGTGACTATAAAAGATATTGCAGAAAAAGCGGGTGTGTCTGTGAATACAGTATCAAGAGCTTTGAACGATAAACCAGATATAAACCCTAAAACAAAAGAAAGAATATTAAAAATTGCTCAAGAGTTAGGGTATGTTAGGAACGTCTATGCCACAATGTTAAAGTCTAATGTAACAGGTACTATAGGAGTTATAGTTCCTGACAGTTCCAACCCTTTTTTTTCAGAAGTATTTAAAGGAATCGATAAAGCAGCTCGAGAAAACAATTATCAAATTATTATTATGAATTCTGAAGGTTTATATGAAAATGAGGAAAAATTCATAAAAACCTTGTTAGAAAGAAGAGTAGATGGGATTCTGCTTTTCCCAATGCAGAAAAGTTATGAGGGTATAAAAGAATTAATTCGAGAAAGATATCCTGTAGTACTCGTAGGTAGAGAAATTGATAGTTGGAATGTAGATGAAATATTCAGTGATGAAACAAAAGGAGGCTATTTAGCTACAAAATATCTCCTTGAAAAAGGGTGTAAAAAGATAAAAATGATAACCGATCAATTGTATAATTCTGCATCTTTTGGAAGAGTTAAAGGATTTAAAAAAGCTTTAAAAGAAAAAAATATAGATTTTTCCGAAGCGGACATAAAAATTTGTGATCGTATACATGAAGGCTACCACGTAAGAGCGGGTTATGATAAAGTGTTAGAAATGATTGAAAAAAAAGAAAAATTTGACGGAATATTTTGTTATAATGATCTCATAGCATATGGTGCAATAAAGGCTTTGAAAGAAAAAGGGATCAAAGTTTCTGAAGATGTTTCGGTAGTAGGTTATGATGATATAGCTTTTTCTCAGTTAATAGAACCACAATTAACTACTATTAGAGTAAAAAAAATTGAGATGGGTTACGAAGCTTTTAATATGCTTTATAAAAAAATAAATACAAAAAAAGTGGATAATACTATAGTCAAGAAAATTTTAGATGTAGAACTTGTGATAAGAAAATCAGCATAA